A single Pyxicephalus adspersus chromosome 8, UCB_Pads_2.0, whole genome shotgun sequence DNA region contains:
- the LOC140336579 gene encoding regulator of G-protein signaling 8-like isoform X5, with protein sequence MTPSTIRLLNGRSAFRAFLQSEFSEENLEFWMACEEYRKTRSMNKLPAKARRIFQEFIDVQAPREVNIDFPTREMTKRNLQHPTLSCFDLAQLRVRSLMERDSYPRFLRSQIYNDLLSHTQKSPC encoded by the exons ATGACACCAAGCACAATCAGGCTCTTAA ATGGCCGCTCTGCATTCCGTGCCTTCTTGCAATCAGAATTCAGCGAGGAGAATTTGGAGTTCTGGATGGCCTGTGAAGAATACAGGAAAACCCGTTCTATGAACAAACTGCCAGCAAAGGCTCGTCGTATCTTCCAAGAATTTATTGACGTTCAGGCTCCCAGAGAA gtaaatattgaTTTTCCAACTCGAGAAATGACTAAACGGAATCTCCAGCACCCAACGTTGTCCTGTTTTGACCTGGCCCAGTTGAGAGTTCGCAGTCTAATGGAGCGGGATTCCTACCCAAGGTTTCTCCGATCTCAAATCTACAATGACCTACTCAGCCACACACAAAAGAGCCCATGCTAG